One part of the Phragmites australis chromosome 3, lpPhrAust1.1, whole genome shotgun sequence genome encodes these proteins:
- the LOC133911326 gene encoding scarecrow-like protein 6, whose protein sequence is MDPPHAKEIREGGRERLVMAEKDKGRRSHAPTAQDTAINAGQQRYTQGHGTVRSATILSNGGHRRKAEQNIIGLHSLLLLIKLEGQEKRREEKRRLLFHQDLGAFCDPTSVLDHRLSPTATSASTLSSPLGDVAALAGANANAKSVSPPPPAWPAGDDDSAGEEEDWVRHLPPLDMALGAAEAWEPPGAGLPEAARSQGLSQDNTFLRWIIGSDDASQAMPGVMDHPVLQIDHIPSSVLPHQPLPFQPALEDTKAAPFGPSIHQPHPHAAFLGALPSFDTPKWHHPMARASPPKLPPFAGPAATAGGFVPALKPKAKAEAASDDTAAAVDQLAEAAKLAEAGDVFGAREILARLNYRLPAAPAAGTPLLRSAFYFKEALRVALSTTGDASSASAASTPVDVLLKLGAYKAFSEVSPVLQFAHFTCVQAVLDELSGAGCIHMLDFDIGVGEQWASLMQELAQRRPSAALKVTALVSTASHHPLELQLVHENLSNFGAQTGVPFQFAFFNLDTMDPTELLAIAGGDAIAVHLPVGSVHAPAVPSILHLARRLGAKLVVSVDRSCDRNELPFAAHLFQALQSCVFLLESVDAVGTASDIAGKIERFVIQPRIESCVVKRYRAATAGDKTPPWRTMLASAGFVPLQASSFAEAQADSLLKKVPVRGFRVEKRAGSLVLHWQRGELVSVSAWRC, encoded by the exons ATGGACCCTCCGCATGCAAAAGAGATAAGGGAGGGTGGGAGAGAGAGGCTTGTGATGGCGGAAAAAGATAAAGGGAGAAG AAGTCATGCACCTACCGCCCAGGACACTGCAATTAATGCTGGACAGCAGAGATACACACAGGGGCATGGCACAG TTCGCTCGGCAACTATCCTATCAAATGGAGGACACCGCCGCAAGGCAGAGCAGAATATAATTGGACTGCACTCACTTCTACTGCTAATTAAGCTGGAGGgacaagagaagagaagagaagagaagagaagactTCTGTTCCATCAGGACCTCGGCGCGTTCTGTGATCCCACGTCGGTGCTCGACCACCGCCTCAGTCCCACCGCAACCTCGGCCTCCACGCTGTCTTCCCCCCTGGGCGACGTGGCGGCACTCGCCGGCGCCAACGCCAACGCCAAGAGCGTCTCCCCGCCCCCGCCCGCATGGCCGGCCGGGGACGACGACTCCGCCGGAGAGGAGGAGGACTGGGTCCGCCACCTCCCGCCCCTTGATATGGCGCTCGGCGCCGCCGAGGCCTGGGAACCCCCCGGCGCCGGGCTGCCGGAGGCTGCCCGATCGCAGGGGCTCTCGCAGGACAACACCTTCCTCCGCTGGATCATTGGCAGCGACGACGCGTCGCAGGCGATGCCCGGCGTCATGGACCACCCGGTTCTTCAGATCGACCACATCCCCTCTTCCGTGCTTCCGCACCAGCCGCTGCCGTTCCAGCCGGCCTTGGAGGACACAAAGGCGGCACCTTTCGGACCCTCGATCCACCAGCCGCACCCGCACGCTGCTTTCCTCGGCGCGCTCCCGTCCTTCGACACGCCCAAGTGGCACCACCCGATGGCCCGTGCGTCGCCTCCGAAGCTGCCACCTTTCGCCGGCCCCGCCGCGACCGCAGGTGGGTTCGTGCCCGCCCTGAAGCCGAAGGCgaaggcggaggcggcgagcgACGACACTGCCGCGGCGGTGGACCAGCTCGCCGAGGCGGCAAAACTTGCCGAAGCCGGCGACGTCTTCGGCGCCCGCGAGATATTGGCGCGGCTCAATTATCGGCTCCCCGCCGCTCCCGCGGCCGGGACGCCATTACTCCGATCTGCCTTCTATTTCAAGGAGGCTTTGCGCGTTGCCCTCTCCACCACCGGCGACGCCTCCTCGGCGTCCGCGGCATCCACGCCGGTGGACGTGCTCCTCAAGCTCGGCGCCTACAAGGCCTTCTCCGAGGTCTCCCCCGTGCTTCAGTTCGCGCACTTCACCTGTGTCCAGGCCGTGCTCGACGAGCTCAGTGGCGCAGGTTGCATCCACATGCTCGACTTCGACATCGGCGTCGGTGAGCAGTGGGCGTCGCTGATGCAGGAACTGGCCCAACGCCGCCCCAGCGCGGCGCTCAAGGTCACCGCATTGGTGTCGACGGCATCGCACCACCCGCTGGAGCTGCAGCTCGTACACGAGAACCTCTCCAACTTTGGCGCCCAGACCGGTGTCCCGTTCCAATTCGCCTTCTTCAACCTCGACACCATGGACCCCACGGAGCTTCTCGCCATTGCCGGCGGCGATGCCATCGCCGTCCACCTTCCCGTCGGCTCGGTCCACGCCCCCGCGGTGCCGTCCATCCTTCACCTTGCCAGGCGCCTTGGAGCCAAGCTTGTGGTCTCCGTCGACCGCAGCTGTGATAGAAACGAGCTGCCCTTCGCCGCGCACCTGTTCCAGGCATTGCAGTCGTGCGTGTTCCTGCTCGAGTCCGTGGACGCTGTCGGCACTGCCTCAGACATTGCTGGCAAGATCGAACGATTCGTGATCCAGCCGAGGATCGAGAGCTGCGTGGTGAAGAGGTACCGTGCCGCCACCGCGGGCGACAAGACGCCGCCCTGGAGGACAATGCTCGCGTCGGCCGGCTTCGTACCGTTGCAAGCAAGCAGCTTCGCGGAGGCGCAGGCGGATTCACTGCTCAAGAAGGTGCCGGTGCGGGGCTTCCGAGTGGAGAAGCGCGCCGGCTCGCTGGTCCTGCATTGGCAACGCGGGGAGCTGGTCTCCGTGTCGGCGTGGAGATGCTAG